The Clupea harengus chromosome 26, Ch_v2.0.2, whole genome shotgun sequence region acacacacacacacacagcagtgaggtcttcacacactacagcatacacacagacagtgtgctcATCCttagaaaggtacacacacacacacacacacacacacacacacacacacacacacacagcagtgaggtcttcacacactacagcatacacacagacagtgtgctcATCCttagaaaggtacacacacacacacacacacacacacacacacacacacacagcagtgaagtcttcacacactacagcatacacacagacagtgtgctcATCCttagaaaggtacacacacacacacacacacacaccacacacacacacacacacacacagcagtgaagtcttcacacactacagcatacacacagacagtgtgctcATCCttagaaaggtacacacacacacacacacacacacacacacacacacacacacacacacacacacacacacagcagtgaagtcttcacacactacagcatacacacagacagtgtgctcATCCttagaaaggtacacacacacacacacacacacacacagcagtgaggtcttcacacactacagcatacacacagacagtgtgctcATCCttagaaaggtacacacacacacacacacacacacacacacacacacacacagcagtgaggtcttcacacactacagcatacacacagacagtttgcTCATCCttagaaaggtacacacacacacacacatacacacacacacacacacagcagtgaagtcttcacacactacagcatacacacagacagtgtgctcATCCttagaaaggtacacacacacacacatacacacacacacacacacacacacagcagtgaagtcttcacacactacagcatacacacagacagtgtgctcATCCttagaaaggtacacacacacacacacacacacacacacacacacacacacacacacacacacacacacacacacacacacacacacacagacacacacacctacctttgGCAACATCATCAAGGAATCTTCTCAGCATTTATCAGTTACACACTCAAATACCATTAAAAACAATCATCTCAccaccccgtgtgtgtgtgtgtgcatatgtgtgtgtatttgtatgtgtgtgtgtgtgtgcgcatatgtgtgtgtgtatttgtatgtgtgtgtgtgtgcatttgtatgtgtgtatttgtatgtgtgtgtgtgtgtgtgtgtgtgtgtgtgtgtgtgtgcgtgcgtgcgtgtgtgtgtgcgtgcgtgcgtgcgcgtgtgtgtgttcatgtgtgcgtgcgtgtgtgtgtgtgttcatgtgtgcgtgcgtgtgtgtgtgtgtgcgtgtgtgtgtgtgtgtgtgtgtgtgtgtgtgtgttcatgtgtgcgtgcgtgtgtgtgtgtgtattgcaggaTAACctggacagtaaactggagATGAGCAGTGACATCACTAAAGATGATCTGACTGATTTTATCAGAATCTACGAGTTTGACCTGGTCACTGAGTACAAtggaaaggtacacacacacacacacacacacacacacacacacacacacacacacacacacacacacacacacacaatgacacgtGTATGCAGTGTTAGactgctggacacacacacacacacacacacacacacacacacacacacacacacagtgacttgtgtgtactgtgttaGACTGGACCACAGATCCTGAATTCAGTGCTGAAGAATCATCTGGTGCTGTTCATTAACAAGACTGAAgagatctccacacacaccctcacagagtTCCACAAGACAGCCACTCTCTTCAGGGgacaggtaggtgtgtgtgtgtgtgtgtgtgtgtgtgtgtgtgtgtgtgtgtgtgtgtgtgtgtgtgtgtctgtctgtctgtctgtctgtctgtttgtgtgtgtgtgtgtgtgtgtgtgtgtgtgtgtgtgtgtgtgtgtgtgtgtgtgtgtgtgtgtgtgtatctccacacacaccctcaccgaGTTCCACAAGACAGCCACTCTCTTCAGGGGacaggtagatgtgtgtgtgtgtgtgtgtgtgtgtgtgtgtgtgtgtgtgtgtgtgtgtgtgtgtgtgtgtgtgtgtgtgtgtgtgtgtgtctgtctgtctgtctgtctgtctgtgtgtgtgtgtgtgtgtgtgtgtgtgtgtatctccacacacaccctcaccgaGTTCCACAAgacagccactgtgtgtgtctgtgtctgtgtctgtgtctgtgtctgtgtctgtgtctgtgtctgtgtctgtgtctgtgtctgtgtctttgtgtgtgtgtctgtgtctgtgtctgtgtctgtgtgtctgtgtctgtgtgtctgtgtgtgtgtgtgtgtctgtgtctgtgtgtgtgtctgtgtctgtctgtgtctgtgtctgtgtctgtgtctgtgtctgtgtctgtgtctgtgtctgtgtctgtgtctgtctgtgtgtgtgtctgtgtctgtctgtgtctgtgtgtgtgtgtctgtgtctgtgtctgtgtctgtgtctgtgtctgtgtctgtgcctgtctgtgtgtgtgtctgtgtctgtctgtgtctgtgtgtgtctgtctgtgtctgtgtctgtgtctgtgtctgtctgtgtctgtgtctgtgtctgtgtctgtgtctgtgtctgtgtctgtgtctatctccacATTGCATGTTTATTGAtaaatgtgtaggtgtgtgtctgtgtgttgtgtatgcgcatatgtatgtatgctgtctgtgtttgtatcaggTAAGTAAGTCATGTgtgatatgcgtgtgtgttaatacatgtgtgtgtgtgatattattcatgtgtgcaaatgtgtgtgtgtgcatgtgtgtgtatgtgtgtgtatgtgtatgtgtgtgtgtgtgtgtgtgtgtgtgtgtgtgtgtgtgtatgcgtgcctctgtgtgtgtgtgtgtgtgtgtgtgtgtgtgtgtgtgtgtgtatgcgtgcctctgtgtgtgtgtgtgtgtgtgtgtgtgtgtgtgtgtgtgtgtgtgcaggtcctgtgtgtgctgatagATATGGAGGAGCCCAGGAATGGCCGTGTCATCGAGTTCTTCCGCGTCCGCTTCGAAGACGCTCCGCTGGTGCGCATGGTCAACATGACGGACGGCCAGCAGtaccagctgcacacacacaccgtggacacacacacactcacacacttcaccaggGAATACCTGCAGGGCAACGCCAAGgtcagcacgcacgcacacacacacactcacactcacacacacacacacacgcaggcgcacacacacacacacactcacacacacacacacacacactcacactcacacacacactcacacacacgcacactcaccaactcactcacacgcaggcgcaaacgcacacgcacttacactGAATGCAAAATAAGAGGATCATTTTTCAACCCATATCTCATTAAaagtcatgtgtgtgagtgtgtgcttttatatctgtgtgagagtgtgtgcttatctatgtgtgtgtgtgtgtgtgtgtgtgtgtgtagcccagaCTGCAGAGTGAGCTGATTCCAGCTGACTGGGAtaagctgcctgtgtgtgtctgtcttatctatgtgtgtgtgtgtgtgtgtgtgtgtgtgtgtgtgtgtgtgtgtgtgtatttatctatctttgtgtgtgtgtagccagacTGCAGAGTAAGCCCATTCAAGTTGACTGATAtaagctgcctgtgtgtgtgtgtcttatctatctatctttctctgtgtgtgtgtgtgagcgtgtgtgtgtgtgtgtgtgtgtgtgtgtgtgtgtgtgtgtgtgtgtgtgtgtgtgtgtgtgtgtgtgtgtgtgtgtgcgtggttgtgtgtgtgtgtgtgtgtgtgtgtgtgtgtgtgtgtgtgtgtgtgtgtgtgtgtgtgtgcgtggttgtgtgtgtgtgtgtgagtgtgtatgtgtgtgtgtgtgtgtgtgtgtgtgtgtgtgtgtgtgtgtgtgtgtagcccagaCTGCAGAGTGAGCCCATTCCAGCTGATTGGGATCAGCAGCCTGTGAAGGAGCTAGTGGGACAAAACTTTGAGGCCGTCGTCTTCAACGAGAAAAACAACGTTCTAGTGCTATtctgtacgtacacacacacacacacacacacacacacacacacacacacacacacacacacacacacacacacacacactcacactcacactcacacactcctacatcCTGTTTAATACCCTCCTGCTTCCTGTATGCTATCTCCATCTACATCCTGTTTACTCTCGACCTACTTCCTGTTTACTCTCTCCTGCTTCCTATATGCTATCTCCTCCTACTTCCTGTTTACTGTCTCCTGCTTCCTGTTTACTCTCTACCTACTTCCTGGTTCAGATGCACCGTGGAGCGAGGAGAGCCGCGCCCTTTTCCCACTGTGGGAGGAGATTGCTCATCGCTTccgtaaccatgacaacatggTCATCGCCAGGATCGACACGACAGCGAATGACGTGAACATCAGAATGACGGAGAGGCCCCCGTCAATCAAAATATTCCCCGCAGTTTATGCACAGAgggtaaacacacgcacacacacacacacacacacacacacacacacacacacacacacacacagttacatatacacaccacacacacacacacacacacacacacacacacacactcacacacacacacacacacacacacacacacacacacacacacacacacacacacacacacacacacacacacactcacacacacacacacacacacacacacacacacaccccgcagtATATGCACAGAggtaaacacacgtacacacacacacacacacacacacacacacacacacaccccgcagtATATgcacagagggtgagagaaaaagagagatgggagaattTTGGAGAGATATGAATATTTATATTGATTTGGAAATATTACTATTAATATTGATATATGACTATTGATATCGATATGGAAATATGATTAGTGATATTTATGAAGAGATAAGACTATAGATAACTATAAAGAGATTAATATGGAGATATGACgattgatattgtgtgtgtgtgtgtgtgtgtgtgtgtgtgtgtgtgtgtgtgtgtgtgtgtgtgtgtgtgtgtgtgtgtggtgtgtatatgtaactgtgtgtgtgtttgtgtgtgtgtgtgtgtgtgtttgtgtgtgtgtgtgtgtgtgtgtgtgtgtgtgtgtgtgtgtgtgtgtgtgtgtgtgtgtatggtgtgtgtgtgtgtgtgtgtgtgtgtgtgtgtgtgtgtgtgtgtgtgtgtgtgtcaggtcatcTCCTACACAGGGGATCCAACAGCAGATGCTCTGGTGGAGTTTGTGCAGCAGGAGGTGAAAAGAGCAAAGAAGGACAAAGccaaggtctcacacacacacacacacacacacacacacactcacacacacacacacacacacacacacacacacacacacacacacactctcacacacacagacacacactcacacacacacacacacacacacagacacacacactcacacacacacacacacacacacacacacacacacacacacatacacacagttacatatacacactacacacacacacacacacacacacacacacacacacacacacacacacacacaccccacacacacagacacacacacacacacacacacacacacacacacacatacatacacacacacacacacacacttcctatgCTATCTCAGTCATAAAATCATGAACTCCAAAGTACAAACTGATTTGAAATACTCCCAggtgtattacacacacacacacattaacaactctcgctctctctctccctctccctctctctctctctgtctctctctgtctctccatcttctcaggaggagaaggagaggaagaaatatATTGAAACGGTcaaagcagcagaagcagcagaagcagcagcagcagcagagaagaaagatgaactttaaacacacacacacacacacacacacacacacacacacacacacacacacctgctcagagATGATCCTGAAAGAGAATCCTGCTGTTACTCAGACAAGTGGCAGCCGAATCTCACATCCTCATTGGTCAGTCATGAAACCCTGGCTTGTGATTGGTCTGTCATTAAAGTCTGGCTTGTGAATGGTCAATGATTAACTCTGCTTTGTGATTGGTCTGTGATTAAACTGCACTTGAttgcttttctcttctttggagttaatatctcacacacacacacaatatctctctcacacacacacacacacacacacacacacacacacacacacacacacacaaaatctctctcacacacactcacacacacacagtatatctctctctcacacacacacacacaatatctctctctcacacacacacatacaatatctctctcacacacacacacacataatatatctctctcacacaaacacacagaatatctctctctcactctcactcacacacacaca contains the following coding sequences:
- the zgc:136472 gene encoding protein disulfide-isomerase, which codes for MKSVRAGAMKSVWRALWLLCLSACVCKRVCVRATQGEDIPEDNGLLRLNKGNFDQALKLYQPLLVQFYAPLSGESMGSIMEFSRAAAQLKDAHAAITLAAVDMSKEKALAAELNVTVIPSIRLYLSADRHNPIICPALRDAEAILTWLKRREGPSADVIKALSQLKDFSKSHDLAVLGLFRDLEQGAVQVFFSVAAEVPDLPFAVTHSSEVFTHYSIHTDSVLILRKDNLDSKLEMSSDITKDDLTDFIRIYEFDLVTEYNGKTGPQILNSVLKNHLVLFINKTEEISTHTLTEFHKTATLFRGQVLCVLIDMEEPRNGRVIEFFRVRFEDAPLVRMVNMTDGQQYQLHTHTVDTHTLTHFTREYLQGNAKPRLQSEPIPADWDQQPVKELVGQNFEAVVFNEKNNVLVLFYAPWSEESRALFPLWEEIAHRFRNHDNMVIARIDTTANDVNIRMTERPPSIKIFPAVYAQRVISYTGDPTADALVEFVQQEVKRAKKDKAKEEKERKKYIETVKAAEAAEVPDF